cagggctggtgtcaGAACTCCTGCCAGAGTCCTCTCTTCACACAGCCCGAGCTTCTGCCCCGACTCCCTCAGCCTCACCTGCGCGCTCCCTCACCAGGAACTGTGCGCTCCTTCACCTGGGTGCGCCCTCGCCTGGGCCCTGGGCCACCCCTCCTCATCTGGACCCTGTGCCCTCCCCCTGGACAGCACCAGCACCAAGGCCCAGGGCTGCAGATCAACTTCATCCCACGGAATCAGGAAGGAAGGCTGTGCTCACACTTTCTTAAAGAGATTCCTGTAGGTGATGATCTTCAGCTTCTCGAGGATGAGGAAGATGCCGCAGCGGATGAAGAAGGTCTCATGCGCGGCCAGGGCCTCGTTCAGAAGGAGGAGGTTCCCTTCGCTGGGCCACAGAGACGTGCAGATGCAGGCAGGGCACCGCCCAGGACAGGAGACAGGACCCCATTAGTTCCCTCGCAACACGCGGGCCTCTGCACAGACTTTATATTCTAAGCGGTCcccagggaaagagaagaaactaCCTCACAGCTCGGGTCACCTCCGCAAACTGCATGAGATGGTACTTCCTCAGAAGCTCAATGGTTGGCATGTGGCCCTGAGACAGAGTAATTTTCCAGAATAAGAACCTTCTCATTTTTAACAGAACTGTCTTTGATAAAACCCTTAccaagttttaaaaacttttaacctgtgtttctcagactttcttCCAAAGTAACTGAACAAAAAATGCTTCCTAGTCAACTGGAAACAAACAAACGCCGGTCCAGACATCAGAACACCTGGACCAACGCAGCTCTGCCAACAGTGACCTGTGACCCTGACCTCGACCTGTGACCCTGACCTCGACCTTCTTGTTCACAATCACAGAGCAGGTGGCCCCTGCGGGAACACCAGGCTAGGACTTAGGGATTCAGACCCAGCTTCCAGAACAACGAGCCGAAAACCCGAGACTGGCTGTTCCACAAAGTCGGTGAGCCCTGGGGAGGGCTGTgcactctctcctccccaccacacGCTGTCCAGAGCTGGGCGAGCTTCAGCTGTGCCTGCTGCTTTGatagtttttaagaaacttcAACGGGAGGAAAGGAAGCTCTATCACTGTTAGAATGTTTTAGTCAATTAACTTCCAAGTTacgtgcctttttttttttttatacaaataCCAAAAACAACTTTCAGTGAGCAAGTGAGACACCCAGACAGGCTGGAATGATCTTCTCTCTCTTGGTTAATCCAGCTCTATTATTCTAGATTTTCAGGAGTAACAGACATAACATGCGTATTTTACCTGTCTCACGTATGTTAAACCTTTGAGTGAGGTAATCgtaggaaaaaggaaacaaaaccagtCAAGTCTTTCTAGAAGGATCTGGAAATGTCAGTCACGGAGACAGTGGTTCGGGTCACACCTGAGGCTTGTTCCTCCTCTATTCTGGGGGTGCTCTCACATGTGGCTCTGTGCGAGACCCACCACACATGGGCTACGCTGTGAAATGACTACGCACTCCTTGTAGGGGACAGGCCCCCAGAGAGCTGGACAGACCACTTACCAGGAGCATCTTCACAGGAAGCAGGTAAATGAGGACCATTCTTTTGTTCTTCTGGCTGGAACGATGGCAGTGCTCAAAAGCAAAGGACAGGTACTCCTCAGCTGCAGAGTCAGCCACAGACATGGTCAGCCGTCCCCACCCTGTGCCTGGCGCCACACCCACCCTTACACAAGGGCCCAAAGGTTTCAGGGGCAACAGTGTCTCCCATCAACATTAACAGATCATTTTCCACAGGGTCGGCTATTCAAAAACATCCGAGAGAGCACTCAGCGAAGATTCAGAGGAGAAGCAAACCAATGCCTTCTGAGACTTAACCGAGTGTACAGCCAACCTGAACGGGGCAGGTCTGCTCTGCACGGGTGCCCCGCACATGGGTGCTCTCAATGGGAAACACCACGATATCGCTCCGTCTGTGACTGCTGATCACGAATGCAGAGTAACCAAGGACACAGGACCGACCACGAGTCAACTGTGGATTAACTCTCTCGCTGTTCAGCTATTCCAACGCTTCATATTTTAGGGGAGAGAAAAAGGTAGGGGACCGATCAAGGAAAGTCCTCTTTCAAAAGTTATACATATTGAAGgcaagctctgggacttggtgatggacaggaaagcctggcatgctgcacttcatggggtcgcaaagttggacacgactgggcgactgaactgaactgatgtattgaAAACTctgtgaaaggaaatgaaaagttgGTCTGCACAACCCCACGGAATAAGAAAACAGAGCTCTCATTATGAAAGAGCTGTTCTTTCTGTCATCAGAGCCTCTGTGGCTATTGACACGTGGAGTGAAAAGGCTCTTACGTCTCATATGGTGCCTGAAGTCACGTGGCTTCGCGTGTGAATAACTGTCAAGGAAGTGAGTTTTAAAAGTCTGATCTGAGAATAAGAGAAGAATCATAAAGGACCACCACATATTGGCCACTccaaactttcagaaaaataaaataaacagcctCCTGATCTTGAGAAAGAGAAGGACACAAACCACATAACGTGGTTTCGTGAAGGGGCAGCTCGGATGTGGCACTGACCCGCTGCCCCCAGCCACAGGCGCCGAGGCTGACACCAGCACAAGGGCACGTCCCCCGAGGCTGGAGCCGAGCCGCGAGCCGCCCAGCCCCCACGTGCTGTGCCGCCAGGACCCGCCGAGGCCGCAGGGAAGCACGGAGCACAGCCCACACGTGGGACAGACGTGCGTGGGTCCCTCCCCCAGGAAAGGACACAGCGGTGACGGGCTCGGACCTGGTGCCAAGCAAGAAACACAAACGGGATTTTCCTTTATGAACCGACTTGGTGTCGGAGCAACGCTGCTTGGACGCCGTGGACACCACGTCCGCCTCCGCACCAGAAGGCGGGCAGGTGCTCTGGGCCCCCAGCTGCTGGCGGCAGTCACGCACCTTGCTTGAAGTCGCTGTCGAACATGGCCTTGCGCCCCACGTAGTACCTGTAGGTCACCCTCTGGGCCGTGCTGTAGTCGTCCTTCAGGTTCGAGCTGTCGATGGCTCTGATGAGCGGTTTACACAGATGGAGCTTGTTGATCTAGAACAAGCAAGAATCTACTCCAGACGGTCTTCCAGATCAACAGGCAGGACAGCCATCCACCCCTGGTCGCTAAGGACACGCCTCCTGAGGTGGGTTCACATGATCAGAACTGAGGGCTCACTAAGGACACAGCACACCGCTGCTCCGTCCAGGCCAGGCCACAGGGGACGCCCACCTGCAGGGGGCTGACTGGACACGCTCCCCACCTGACCACACCATCGTCACACCCGGACCTGCGTGAGGTGCCAGCACTTGGCTCCCTGGAGCCTCAGAGGGTGGAGGTGAACAGAGATGACGCATGCAGAGCACTGACAACAGTCCCTGCACCCAGAGGCCCTCAACCAACACCAGCCCCAGGACTGTGCGTGGCCAGTGGGGACTGACTCTCAAGCCAGACCTGGCAGGCCGGCTGACAAGGGACAGAAACGCTCTCTGGGAAGACAGGCAGAATTCAGGCAGACTTTAccttaaaataaatcttgaaTAACTGATTCACCAGAAACAGCATTCCCCACTTCTTGGAGTCCTCTATGCCAGCACGACTGCAGGGAAAGTAATGTTTTAAAGGTTACACAGGAAACAAAAAGTTTATGTGCAAATCACAAAGCAAACTTCCAAAATGAATTCGCATCCTGAGATAAAACCCCACAGTTCAAGTCAAATTCATGAAAGAACCTAACACTACAAAAGAAGGCGTGTCCTCCGACAGGTAAACCTGGAGAGATGCCCAGGAGTTCTGACACTGGCTGAGCATCTGGCGGGCGGCAGAGGAAAACTGCTCGGTCTGCAGCGATGCTGTGTAAGAGCGGACGGTTATCAAGCATTTGTGACACGTGGTGAAAGTACTTTCTCTTGTCATTACAACATCATGAACCACTGAGACACAACACACGAATTTCAGAAAGTGTGAGACCCAGCGCGCCGGCTGTGTGGGCCCAGAGGTGCGGTGCCCGATGTGTGCTGAGCATGAGAGACgattcttttctcttatcccTTACCAAGCAACGGATTATTCGAAGCAGAAACGTCCATGGCCATGGGGTTACAGCCGCGGCCGCCCGCCCCAGACTCACGTGTCGCTGGCGCAGACGCGGAAGCAGCCCATCAGCAGCTCGGCCGCCTTCTCCAGCATGTCCCCCACCTTGCTCTTCCCCTTCTTCACCAGCTGCTGGTCTGCCTGACAGGAAGCAAAAGCCTTCACTTTTCATCTCCTCTTGATTCTTAATTAGAAAGAAAATCACCACACAGCCAGAAGTGAAAACGGACAACCTAggggcagcccccaggctctgaAGAGACCCCCAGGCTGTGCTGCAGCTTCTCAAAACCGTGGTGTCTACTGCTCGTTCCAACTTCCTACAGGCCAAACCGCTCTTCAACCAGTCAAACCAGTGCGCTGGTCACCGAGCTTTTAAGCCTGTGTTGCCCAAGCCACGTGCTGCTAAGAAGCCTTTTCTTACTTGTTACAAACGCCCTGACGACAGACGACACGGAGGGGGTGGCACAGAGAAGGCAGCAGGAGGCCTTGTGGGCGCCCTCACGCGGCCCCACTGCAGCTTGCCCGCTGCGTCCGCAGCACGCAGGCCTGCGTCCCCCTCCACCGACCAGCACAGCAAGCGTCTCTTCAGAGTCCGTGACGATGCAGTGAACGTGTCAGAGAGTCTTGGTCCCTGAATACTCACGTGGTGTTAGTGCTCCTCGTGATGAAGCAGGAAGCATGCACACAGCAAGTCTGCTTTTTAAGGTAAAGCGCCAGGGCCACTGTTTGGCCTGCGAGCTGGATGGGGAACAGACAGCCGTAGAGCCTGGCCGGCCAGCGTGGGCCCCCAGAACTGACAGCCACAGAGCCTGGCCGGCCAGCATGGGCCCCCAGCCAGCATGAGTCTCTGGAAGGTGAAGGAAACAGGCCTGTCCCCCAGGAAACACTGACAGTACTTGCCAATGACAACATCTGCACTTTCAAGAACAACTTAGAATTTTGGAACACTCGTACTGACCACCAAGAGCCTGGCAGCTTTTCATTACTTCAAAACGTCTCTGAGGAGGTCACGGGAGAGACTGACAAGTGTAGAGTTTTCCTGGCTTCTGTTTTTTACATAATGAAATACGTCAACATTTGGAATGTCTGAGCAGCTCAGTGACTGAAATGTTTCCAGACGATCAGCCTTGGACATCACAAAATCGGGCAGGGCTGGAAGATCCATCTGCACCGCTGGGGTTGGAGGTCACACTGCCGGCCTCAGAGGCCACACCATGACCAGCAGTAAAAACCACTCCTGGCACCTGAACAGGTGCCGCTCAGCCAAAGACGTCAGCCATCACCTGGAAAGGCTATCAGAACAGGCCTCTCGCTTCCACCCACGTCTGTGTGGAGCAGTCTGGCTTCACACACTCAACCACAACGATGCCCGGCACAGGGACCGCAGAAGCAGATGCGAGAATCCGAGTGGCTCCTTTCTATTTAGGAAGTCAGTGATGTTACGTGTAAAAGGTTCATCACTTGAGGGGTGTGAGTACACTAGAGACTGATGTAAACTACACAAGCAGCAGCTCTGGGCACCCTGGACGGTTTCTGTGTACCTCCCTTCAGTTCCACGGCTTCCATTCGGGGCCGTTTTACATCTTCCATTTCTCTGCGGAGACATCTGTTTCAGCACTTGCACTTGCTCCAGGGGTTTTACCACAAGATGGCTGGCGTGGAATCCCGTCTGGGACCCGGCCCGCTGTTCCTGGACCCAGGACGCCCAGAAGACAAGAAGGACATGCAGGGAGCTCGCTGCTCTGCCCCTctaacctctcagagcctcacCGGCCTCAAGTTCCCAGCAGCGGGGAGAGGAAACACGTGCCTACACCCACGTGTCCAGAACCGGAAGTCAGCAACAGCCTTTGAAACGGTAAAGGGATGTGAGGACCAAAGAGTTAAGAACTGCTGCTCCCTGAGCGGCTGATGCTGCCAGGAAATGGACGCGTCAAGTCCAGGCCTTTGCCTCCTCGCAGCAGAGGCCCTTGGCTCCCCCGAGTCCGCCAAGGCGGCACCGGGCACGTCCTCACAGTAGACGAGGACAGGTCCTCAGCAGCGAGCCGAGCCGCCCC
This genomic window from Bos indicus x Bos taurus breed Angus x Brahman F1 hybrid chromosome 12, Bos_hybrid_MaternalHap_v2.0, whole genome shotgun sequence contains:
- the PCID2 gene encoding PCI domain-containing protein 2 isoform X4, yielding MAHITINQYLQQVCEAIDTRDGASLAELVSFKHPHVANPRLQMASPEEKCQQVLEPPYDEMFAAHLRCTYAVGNHDFIEAYKCQTVIVQSFLRAFQAHKEENWALPVMYAVALDLRIFANNADQQLVKKGKSKVGDMLEKAAELLMGCFRVCASDTRAGIEDSKKWGMLFLVNQLFKIYFKINKLHLCKPLIRAIDSSNLKDDYSTAQRVTYRYYVGRKAMFDSDFKQAEEYLSFAFEHCHRSSQKNKRMVLIYLLPVKMLLGHMPTIELLRKYHLMQFAEVTRAVSEGNLLLLNEALAAHETFFIRCGIFLILEKLKIITYRNLFKKVYLLLKTHQLSLDAFLVALKFMQVEDVDIAEVQCILANLIYMVWSHQRLYLTPAPEAGCQQAEPFPPAVHGVLTARPEDRAG
- the PCID2 gene encoding PCI domain-containing protein 2 isoform X1, which encodes MAHITINQYLQQVCEAIDTRDGASLAELVSFKHPHVANPRLQMASPEEKCQQVLEPPYDEMFAAHLRCTYAVGNHDFIEAYKCQTVIVQSFLRAFQAHKEENWALPVMYAVALDLRIFANNADQQLVKKGKSKVGDMLEKAAELLMGCFRVCASDTRAGIEDSKKWGMLFLVNQLFKIYFKINKLHLCKPLIRAIDSSNLKDDYSTAQRVTYRYYVGRKAMFDSDFKQAEEYLSFAFEHCHRSSQKNKRMVLIYLLPVKMLLGHMPTIELLRKYHLMQFAEVTRAVSEGNLLLLNEALAAHETFFIRCGIFLILEKLKIITYRNLFKKVYLLLKTHQLSLDAFLVALKFMQVEDVDIAEVQCILANLIYMGHIKGYISHQHQKLVVSKQNPFPPLSTVC
- the PCID2 gene encoding PCI domain-containing protein 2 isoform X3; this encodes MLEKAAELLMGCFRVCASDTRAGIEDSKKWGMLFLVNQLFKIYFKINKLHLCKPLIRAIDSSNLKDDYSTAQRVTYRYYVGRKAMFDSDFKQAEEYLSFAFEHCHRSSQKNKRMVLIYLLPVKMLLGHMPTIELLRKYHLMQFAEVTRAVSEGNLLLLNEALAAHETFFIRCGIFLILEKLKIITYRNLFKKVYLLLKTHQLSLDAFLVALKFMQVEDVDIAEVQCILANLIYMGHIKGYISHQHQKLVVSKQNPFPPLSTVC
- the PCID2 gene encoding PCI domain-containing protein 2 isoform X2, which produces MAHITINQYLQQVCEAIDTRDGASLAELVSFKHPHVANPRLQMASPEEKCQQVLEPPYDEMFAAHLRCTYAVGNHDFIEAYKCQTVIVQSFLRAFQAHKEENWALPVMYAVALDLRIFANNADQQLVKKGKSKVGDMLEKAAELLMGCFRVCASDTRAGIEDSKKWGMLFLVNQLFKIYFKINKLHLCKPLIRAIDSSNLKDDYSTAQRVTYRYYVGRKAMFDSDFKQAEEYLSFAFEHCHRSSQKNKRMVLIYLLPVKMLLGHMPTIELLRKYHLMQFAEVTRAVSEGNLLLLNEALAAHETFFIRCGIFLILEKLKIITYRNLFKKVELFVSLWNSEAGSCPRPGRSRISVRLLVQVSEARRSSDP